A single Actinomadura algeriensis DNA region contains:
- a CDS encoding mechanosensitive ion channel family protein — MSAFWAWIVLATVVAVCVIVVEAVRRLLAGRLSARWPGAGNVARRCAAPAFVFAVVASVGGAMPYRYLWDGGQEIVSHALRIAAIGATTWLVLRIIYALTDPPLERLMEVGGDRNRRARRTRTQMLLLRRIGAAVLVVLAVGAALFTFPAVRTIGAGVLASAGIAGVVVGIAAKPAVGNLLAGLQLAFGDALRLDDVVVAGGEWGRVEELTLSYVVVRLWDDRRMIFPVSYFTEQPFENWTRHSTRLYGSVELAVDWSVPLEELREALHAHLRENPLWDGRDWALQATDVLPNGLVKLRAIMTAADSGATWDLRCAVREHLISHVRTHHPDALPRFRTGPDGLVPGGPDEGTAGDGDGAAPSPDGRVHIVKPR, encoded by the coding sequence GTGTCCGCTTTCTGGGCCTGGATCGTGCTGGCCACCGTCGTCGCCGTCTGCGTCATCGTCGTGGAGGCCGTACGGCGGCTGCTGGCCGGCCGGCTGTCCGCGCGCTGGCCGGGGGCCGGCAACGTCGCCCGGCGCTGCGCGGCGCCCGCGTTCGTGTTCGCGGTGGTCGCGAGCGTCGGCGGCGCGATGCCGTACCGGTACCTGTGGGACGGCGGCCAGGAGATCGTGTCCCACGCGCTGCGCATCGCGGCCATCGGCGCGACCACCTGGCTGGTGCTCCGGATCATCTACGCGCTCACCGACCCTCCGCTCGAACGGCTGATGGAGGTCGGCGGCGACCGGAACCGCAGGGCCCGGCGGACCCGCACGCAGATGCTGCTGCTGCGCCGCATCGGCGCGGCGGTCCTGGTCGTGCTCGCGGTCGGCGCCGCGCTGTTCACCTTCCCTGCCGTCCGCACCATCGGCGCCGGGGTCCTCGCCTCCGCGGGCATCGCCGGCGTCGTCGTGGGCATCGCCGCCAAACCGGCCGTGGGGAACCTGCTCGCCGGGCTGCAGCTGGCGTTCGGCGACGCCCTCCGGCTGGACGACGTCGTCGTCGCCGGAGGCGAGTGGGGACGCGTCGAGGAACTGACCCTCTCCTACGTCGTGGTGCGGCTCTGGGACGACCGCCGGATGATCTTCCCGGTGTCGTACTTCACCGAGCAGCCCTTCGAGAACTGGACCCGGCACTCCACCCGCCTGTACGGCTCGGTCGAACTCGCCGTGGACTGGTCGGTCCCCCTCGAGGAACTGCGCGAGGCCCTGCACGCGCACCTGCGCGAGAACCCGCTGTGGGACGGCCGCGACTGGGCCCTGCAGGCGACCGACGTCCTGCCGAACGGCCTGGTGAAGCTGCGCGCGATCATGACGGCCGCGGACTCGGGCGCCACGTGGGACCTGCGCTGCGCCGTCCGGGAGCACCTGATCTCCCACGTCCGCACCCATCATCCGGACGCGCTCCCCCGCTTCCGCACCGGCCCGGACGGCCTCGTCCCCGGCGGTCCCGACGAGGGGACCGCCGGGGACGGCGACGGGGCCGCCCCGAGCCCGGACGGCCGCGTGCACATCGTCAAGCCACGGTGA
- a CDS encoding Rieske (2Fe-2S) protein, translating into MAQEPQTQGETAERAPAGRTAPAATRRTLLVGAGLAGVAGLAAACGGDDGTSGGSGGATGGGETGASGGTGGTGGSGGQALATTEEIPVGGGKVFKDANVVVCQPAQGEFTAFSAECTHKGCPVGSVTDGAIVCPCHDSKFSITDGSVVQPPAEDPLPRRNVTVQGGNITVA; encoded by the coding sequence ATGGCACAGGAGCCGCAGACGCAAGGGGAGACGGCGGAACGGGCGCCCGCCGGGAGGACGGCGCCGGCCGCCACCCGCCGCACGCTGCTCGTCGGCGCGGGTCTCGCGGGCGTCGCGGGCCTCGCGGCGGCGTGCGGCGGGGACGACGGCACGTCGGGCGGGTCCGGCGGCGCGACCGGCGGCGGCGAGACCGGCGCGTCCGGCGGGACGGGCGGGACGGGCGGGTCCGGCGGGCAGGCGCTCGCCACGACGGAGGAGATCCCCGTCGGAGGCGGGAAGGTGTTCAAGGACGCGAACGTCGTCGTGTGCCAGCCCGCGCAGGGCGAGTTCACGGCGTTCTCGGCGGAGTGCACGCACAAGGGGTGCCCCGTCGGGTCCGTGACCGACGGGGCGATCGTCTGCCCCTGCCACGACAGCAAGTTCAGCATCACCGACGGGTCGGTGGTGCAGCCGCCCGCCGAGGACCCGCTGCCCCGCCGGAACGTGACCGTTCAGGGCGGGAACATCACCGTGGCTTGA
- a CDS encoding Rieske (2Fe-2S) protein, which produces MTNEQTPGAAREDVRSAGSGGIGRRAVLCGAGAVGATAVLAGCGSGGDTKSAEELKGKEIAKVSEIPVGGGKTFGDTKLVVTQPQQGRFKAFTAVCTHQGCTVGRVADGLINCACHGSEFRITDGSVQKGPADQPLQEYPVQVKGDSIVVV; this is translated from the coding sequence ATGACCAACGAACAGACGCCCGGAGCCGCGCGTGAGGACGTGCGGAGCGCCGGGAGCGGGGGGATCGGCCGGCGCGCGGTGCTGTGCGGCGCCGGGGCCGTCGGCGCGACGGCCGTGCTCGCGGGATGCGGGTCCGGCGGCGACACCAAGTCGGCCGAGGAGCTCAAGGGGAAGGAGATCGCGAAGGTCTCCGAGATCCCGGTGGGCGGAGGCAAGACGTTCGGTGACACCAAGCTGGTCGTGACGCAGCCTCAGCAGGGGCGGTTCAAGGCGTTCACGGCGGTGTGCACGCACCAGGGCTGCACGGTCGGGCGGGTGGCCGACGGCCTGATCAACTGCGCCTGCCACGGCAGCGAATTCAGGATCACCGACGGGTCGGTGCAGAAGGGCCCCGCCGATCAGCCCCTCCAGGAGTACCCCGTGCAGGTCAAGGGAGACTCGATCGTCGTCGTCTGA
- the uvrA gene encoding excinuclease ABC subunit UvrA: MHDRLIVRGAREHNLKDVSLDLPRDSMIVFTGLSGSGKSSLAFDTIFAEGQRRYVESLSAYARQFLGQMDKPDVDFIEGLSPAVSIDQKSTSKNPRSTVGTITEVYDYLRLLYARIGHPHCPECGRPISKQAPQQIVDRVLEMEEGTRFQVLAPVIRGRKGEYVELFRELQSKGFSRALVDGAMVRLDEAPKLKKQEKHDISVVVDRLSVKPSARQRLADSVETALGLAGGTIFLDFVDLPEDDEQRTRMFSEHLYCPYDDVSFEELEPRSFSFNSPYGACPDCTGLGTRMEVDPELVIPDGELTLGEGAVQPWSGGHVSDYFLRLLSALADAMGFDLNTPWDELPNKARKAVLNGHETQVHVRYKNRYGRTRSYYTAFEGVIPYIQRRHSESESDYSRDKFEGYMREIPCPTCKGARLKPEILSVTMGGMSIAEVAALPIGECAKFLLAMELNDREKQIAERVLKEINARLGFLLDVGLDYLTLDRASATLAGGEAQRIRLATQIGSGLVGVLYVLDEPSIGLHQRDNHRLLETLIRLRDMGNTLIVVEHDEDTIAAADWVVDIGPRAGEHGGEIVVSGTVTELLESERSLTGAYLSGRRKIAVPEIRRPRTKGREITVKGAQQNNLQNVDVAFPLGVLTVVTGVSGSGKSTLVNDILYNSLAKKVNNAKTVPGKHRRVNGVDQLDKVVHVDQSPIGRTPRSNPATYTGVFDHIRKLFAQTTEAKVRGYQPGRFSFNVKGGRCENCSGDGTIKIEMNFLPDVYVPCEVCHGARYNRETLEVHYKGKTISEVLDMPIEQAAEFFEPITAIHRHLKTLNDVGLGYVRLGQPAPTLSGGEAQRVKLASELQKRSTGRTVYVLDEPTTGLHFEDIHKLLGVLNGLVDKGNSVIVIEHNLDVIKTADWVIDMGPEGGSRGGTVVAAGTPEDVAKVEGSHTGHFLAKILG; this comes from the coding sequence GTGCATGACCGACTCATCGTGCGTGGAGCACGCGAGCACAACCTGAAGGACGTCTCGCTCGACCTCCCGCGGGACTCCATGATCGTGTTCACCGGTCTGTCGGGTTCCGGGAAGTCGAGCCTGGCGTTCGACACGATCTTCGCCGAGGGCCAGCGCCGATACGTCGAGTCCCTCTCGGCGTACGCGCGGCAGTTCCTCGGGCAGATGGACAAGCCGGACGTCGACTTCATCGAGGGCCTGTCGCCCGCCGTGTCGATCGACCAGAAGTCGACCAGCAAGAACCCGCGGTCGACGGTCGGCACGATCACCGAGGTCTACGACTACCTGCGCCTGCTCTACGCGCGGATCGGGCATCCGCACTGTCCCGAGTGCGGCCGCCCGATCAGCAAGCAGGCGCCGCAGCAGATCGTGGACCGGGTGCTCGAGATGGAGGAGGGCACCCGGTTCCAGGTGCTGGCCCCCGTCATCCGCGGCCGCAAGGGCGAGTACGTCGAGCTCTTCCGCGAGCTGCAGTCGAAGGGCTTCTCGCGGGCGCTGGTGGACGGCGCGATGGTGCGCCTCGACGAGGCGCCCAAGCTCAAGAAGCAGGAGAAGCACGACATCTCCGTCGTGGTGGACCGGCTCTCCGTCAAGCCGTCCGCCCGGCAGCGCCTCGCCGACTCGGTGGAGACCGCCCTCGGCCTCGCGGGCGGCACGATCTTCCTCGACTTCGTCGACCTGCCCGAGGACGACGAGCAGCGCACCCGGATGTTCTCCGAGCACCTCTACTGCCCGTACGACGACGTGTCGTTCGAGGAGCTGGAGCCCCGCTCGTTCTCGTTCAACTCGCCCTACGGCGCCTGCCCCGACTGCACGGGCTTGGGCACGCGCATGGAGGTCGACCCCGAGCTGGTGATCCCCGACGGGGAACTGACGCTCGGCGAGGGCGCAGTCCAGCCCTGGTCCGGCGGGCACGTCAGCGACTACTTCCTGCGGCTGCTCTCGGCGCTGGCCGACGCGATGGGCTTCGACCTCAACACCCCCTGGGACGAGCTGCCGAACAAGGCGCGCAAGGCCGTCCTGAACGGGCACGAGACCCAGGTGCACGTCCGCTACAAGAACCGCTACGGGCGGACGCGCTCGTACTACACGGCGTTCGAGGGCGTGATCCCCTACATCCAGCGCCGGCACTCCGAGTCCGAGAGCGACTACAGCCGGGACAAGTTCGAGGGCTACATGCGGGAGATCCCGTGCCCGACCTGCAAGGGCGCCCGGCTCAAGCCCGAGATCCTGTCCGTCACGATGGGCGGCATGTCGATCGCCGAGGTCGCCGCGCTGCCCATCGGCGAGTGCGCCAAGTTCCTCCTCGCGATGGAGCTGAACGACCGCGAGAAGCAGATCGCCGAGCGGGTGCTCAAGGAGATCAACGCCCGGCTCGGGTTCCTCCTCGACGTCGGCCTCGACTACCTCACCCTCGACCGGGCGTCCGCGACGCTCGCGGGCGGCGAGGCGCAGCGCATCCGGCTGGCCACCCAGATCGGCTCCGGCCTGGTCGGCGTCCTGTACGTGCTGGACGAGCCGTCGATCGGCCTCCACCAGCGCGACAACCACCGGCTGCTGGAGACGCTGATCCGGCTGCGCGACATGGGCAACACCCTGATCGTCGTCGAGCACGACGAGGACACGATCGCCGCGGCCGACTGGGTCGTCGACATCGGCCCCCGCGCCGGCGAGCACGGCGGCGAGATCGTCGTGTCCGGCACCGTGACCGAGCTGCTCGAGTCGGAGCGGTCACTCACCGGCGCGTACCTGTCGGGTCGCCGGAAGATCGCCGTCCCGGAGATCAGGCGGCCGCGCACCAAGGGCCGCGAGATCACCGTCAAGGGCGCTCAGCAGAACAACCTGCAGAACGTCGACGTGGCCTTCCCCCTGGGCGTGCTCACGGTCGTCACCGGAGTGTCCGGGTCCGGCAAGTCCACGCTGGTCAACGACATCCTGTACAACTCGCTCGCCAAGAAGGTGAACAACGCCAAGACCGTCCCGGGCAAGCACCGGCGCGTGAACGGCGTCGACCAGCTCGACAAGGTCGTGCACGTCGACCAGTCGCCGATCGGGCGCACCCCGCGCTCCAACCCGGCCACCTACACCGGCGTGTTCGACCACATCCGCAAGCTGTTCGCGCAGACGACCGAGGCGAAGGTCCGCGGCTACCAGCCGGGCCGGTTCTCCTTCAACGTCAAGGGCGGCCGCTGCGAGAACTGCTCGGGCGACGGCACCATCAAGATCGAGATGAACTTCCTGCCGGACGTCTACGTCCCCTGCGAGGTGTGCCACGGCGCCCGCTACAACCGCGAGACGCTCGAGGTGCACTACAAGGGCAAGACGATCTCCGAGGTGCTCGACATGCCGATCGAGCAGGCCGCCGAGTTCTTCGAGCCGATCACCGCGATCCACCGGCACCTGAAGACCCTCAACGACGTCGGCCTCGGCTACGTCCGGCTCGGCCAGCCCGCGCCGACCCTCTCCGGCGGCGAGGCGCAGCGCGTCAAGCTCGCCTCCGAGCTGCAGAAGCGCTCCACCGGCCGGACCGTCTACGTGCTGGACGAGCCGACGACCGGCCTGCACTTCGAGGACATCCACAAGCTCCTCGGCGTCCTCAACGGCCTCGTCGACAAGGGCAACTCGGTCATCGTCATCGAGCACAACCTCGACGTCATCAAGACCGCCGACTGGGTCATCGACATGGGCCCCGAGGGCGGCTCCCGCGGCGGCACGGTCGTCGCCGCGGGCACCCCCGAGGACGTCGCGAAGGTCGAGGGCAGCCACACCGGCCACTTCCTGGCCAAGATCCTCGGCTGA
- a CDS encoding MBL fold metallo-hydrolase, with translation MEFPICVTCGVQYGAPRADCPICEDERQYVGWDGQRWTSLEELRAAGHRARIEDEGLDVVGIGTEPSIAIGQRALLLRTPAGNVLWDMITHIDNDLIREVNDLGGIDAIAISHPHYYGTMTEWAHAFDAPVYIHEADRRWVARPDDAVVFWEGDTHEIADGVTLINAGVHFAGGQVLHWRDGRALFSGDILQVVNDRDWVSFMYSYPNFIPERPRTVRRALRLLEPYDFDRVYGAWWRKIVYTDGKDAVRRSADRYLEYALDDE, from the coding sequence ATGGAATTTCCGATCTGCGTCACCTGCGGCGTCCAGTACGGTGCCCCCCGCGCCGACTGCCCCATCTGCGAGGACGAGCGGCAGTACGTCGGCTGGGACGGGCAGCGCTGGACGAGCCTGGAGGAGCTGCGGGCCGCCGGGCACCGGGCGCGGATCGAGGACGAGGGCCTGGACGTCGTCGGCATCGGCACCGAGCCGTCCATCGCCATCGGCCAGCGCGCGCTGCTGCTGCGCACGCCCGCCGGCAACGTCCTGTGGGACATGATCACCCACATCGACAACGACCTGATCCGCGAGGTGAACGACCTCGGCGGCATCGACGCGATCGCGATCAGCCACCCGCACTACTACGGCACGATGACCGAGTGGGCGCACGCCTTCGACGCCCCCGTCTACATCCACGAGGCCGATCGCCGCTGGGTCGCCCGCCCCGACGACGCCGTCGTCTTCTGGGAGGGCGACACGCACGAGATCGCCGACGGCGTCACCCTGATCAACGCGGGCGTGCACTTCGCCGGCGGCCAGGTCCTGCACTGGCGGGACGGCCGCGCCCTGTTCTCCGGCGACATCCTGCAGGTCGTCAACGACCGCGACTGGGTCTCTTTCATGTACTCGTACCCGAACTTCATTCCGGAACGTCCGCGGACCGTCCGGCGCGCGCTGCGCCTCCTCGAGCCCTACGACTTCGACCGCGTGTACGGCGCCTGGTGGCGCAAGATCGTCTACACCGACGGCAAGGACGCCGTGCGCCGCTCCGCCGACCGCTACCTGGAGTACGCCCTGGACGACGAGTGA
- a CDS encoding maleylpyruvate isomerase family mycothiol-dependent enzyme, translating to MSTSEFSREVIDDLDSGTERIVATLAALDDADLRAPSALPGWSRAHVATHIARNADSLCNMLEWARTGEEIPQYPSIEKRNADIEAGAGRSRDELVEDVRASAARFGELARALPEDARDFTVRAMASYHHPAWYTILRRWHEVEAHHVDLAAGYGPADWPDRYVGWAVSSTLTDAAALPREQLLGLAGYRITVTDLGGSAVLGEASGAEASGTGRAVLGWLSGRSDGAGVTVRPDGPPPEVPPWPHAPAGFPAA from the coding sequence GTGAGCACCTCGGAGTTTTCCCGTGAAGTGATCGACGACCTCGACTCGGGCACGGAGCGCATCGTCGCCACGCTGGCCGCGCTGGACGACGCGGACCTGCGCGCCCCCTCCGCGCTGCCCGGGTGGAGCCGCGCGCACGTCGCGACCCATATCGCCCGGAATGCCGATTCGCTGTGCAACATGCTGGAGTGGGCGCGCACCGGGGAGGAGATCCCGCAGTACCCGAGCATCGAGAAGCGCAACGCCGACATCGAGGCCGGGGCCGGACGGTCCCGCGACGAGCTCGTCGAGGACGTGCGGGCGAGCGCGGCGCGGTTCGGCGAGCTGGCCCGTGCCCTGCCGGAGGACGCCCGGGACTTCACCGTGCGCGCCATGGCGAGCTACCACCACCCGGCCTGGTACACGATCCTGCGCCGCTGGCACGAGGTCGAGGCGCACCACGTCGATCTCGCGGCCGGGTACGGGCCCGCCGACTGGCCCGACCGGTACGTGGGCTGGGCGGTGAGCAGCACGCTGACCGACGCGGCGGCGCTGCCCCGCGAGCAGCTGCTCGGCCTGGCCGGGTACCGGATCACCGTGACCGACCTGGGCGGGTCGGCGGTGCTCGGCGAGGCGTCCGGCGCCGAGGCGTCCGGGACGGGCCGCGCGGTGCTGGGCTGGCTGAGCGGGCGCTCGGACGGCGCGGGCGTGACCGTCCGCCCGGACGGGCCGCCGCCGGAGGTGCCGCCGTGGCCGCACGCGCCCGCCGGGTTCCCGGCCGCCTAG
- a CDS encoding tetratricopeptide repeat protein — MLHHDPDHDPDHDPGHGVRPGSFWARLAPADRQALRAMGRTTAVPPRGTLCHQGMAAPAVYVLFKAVPRAAGNAVAKEFVDSSEGDQSIIDLFGAGDLVGVLGPWGHPQRGTVAALDHLVALRVERRKFRSLLAANPRVAEAMMHTISQAVTYGGRRHAVRAADHPQRLAYHLLELVHRFGERTSRGLEVPLRLSQAELANWAGISRETLVRWFRRWRAKGILDRRPRPLIVLDPERLRREASPWGDEWPAVDHAPAQPTEPSGLAARAPVRLESSGGGPAVLKLPADNPFFTGRDVSLRKLDMLVAQAEWPRAVVVQGMAGAGKTALALHWAHRTAGRFPDGILFTDLRGTSGGPVTPGEAMGRVLRALGVPGDQLPPTAAGLAAQCRTLLADRRMLLILDDAAGPEQVGPLLAAAESGLVIVTSRRRLPPPLRGVDVRTLELRELAEREAEDLIAGVLGPADPRVAGDRRPLARLARACGRLPLALAVMAGRLAENPDEPIAETVRELTAHDEEIAPGVTGAAARDGVRGAARGGALHGVLSPTFEVAYRGLGLDQREAFRRLGLVPGPDFTAAALAALLDRTPDEARDCLDGLRQAYLVQDAAPGRYRMHDLLREFARGRALVEDADGDLQAAQRRLLAGYLAGARTAGEGLGAPARPRAAGNTPERRVPGEGHDADARAAGLAWFEAERRDLVAAVHRAARLGLHRTCWELADALFDFQRLRRYGEDNVAVLQAGLRAARAEEDWAATAVMLHALAVAHVELDRTLQAVGYGEDARRAFRAVDPPDRRGEAATLATLADVHAALGRYPTAVDHARRALDAHGELGDDGGVAQAHDTLARAHVGLSDHERALEHADRALAIRRRIGDMPGVAGTLLTLARVHRRWGNVRDAILHALEALYIRQEEADQLGAAQALTLLARTHSSLGQRGLAMRDAEQALDTYRALGARHGEARALTTLGMLTCDAARFAEAFTYCGDALRLHRDVGDRHGEAETLAQIGVVHLRLGRHREAREHLLSALEVRREIGDRHGEANDLEHLSVVMRRLGRPQEAFVLGLEALDLWHRLGARGRLAGTLGSIARTYLRLGLPADAERAAQQALELRRDVGDRHGLGVGTDTLAMVLRRSGRPHDALRVGLDALRLIGEAGDRYAEGTALVHLAAVHLDLGRAADALETGRRALDLAAELGDAREQAYALHVMARASQLLGEHARAAAHFGAEIAIRRDVNDHPGRREALRLQGASYRALGDADAAADCARRVRALDKWLESDRSLDM; from the coding sequence GTGCTGCACCACGACCCCGACCATGACCCGGACCACGACCCGGGACACGGCGTGCGTCCGGGCAGCTTCTGGGCGCGGCTCGCGCCCGCGGACCGGCAGGCGCTGCGGGCGATGGGCCGCACCACCGCCGTCCCGCCCCGGGGGACGCTGTGCCACCAGGGGATGGCGGCCCCCGCCGTCTACGTCCTGTTCAAGGCGGTGCCGCGCGCCGCGGGCAACGCCGTCGCCAAGGAGTTCGTGGACTCCAGCGAGGGCGACCAGTCCATCATCGACCTGTTCGGGGCGGGCGACCTCGTCGGCGTCCTGGGCCCGTGGGGGCACCCCCAGCGCGGAACGGTCGCCGCGCTCGACCACCTCGTGGCGCTGCGGGTGGAGCGGCGCAAGTTCCGCAGCCTGCTGGCGGCCAACCCGCGGGTCGCCGAGGCGATGATGCACACGATCTCCCAGGCGGTCACCTACGGCGGGCGCCGCCACGCGGTGCGCGCCGCGGACCACCCCCAGCGGCTCGCCTACCACCTGCTGGAGCTGGTCCACCGGTTCGGGGAGCGCACCTCGCGCGGACTGGAGGTGCCGCTGCGGCTCAGTCAGGCCGAGCTGGCGAACTGGGCCGGGATCTCCCGCGAGACGCTCGTCCGCTGGTTCCGGCGGTGGCGCGCGAAGGGGATCCTGGACCGGCGTCCCCGCCCGCTGATCGTCCTGGACCCCGAACGGCTGCGCCGCGAGGCGAGCCCCTGGGGGGACGAGTGGCCGGCCGTCGACCACGCCCCGGCGCAGCCGACGGAACCGAGCGGGCTCGCCGCGCGCGCGCCGGTGCGGCTGGAGTCGTCCGGTGGGGGACCCGCGGTGCTGAAGCTCCCCGCGGACAACCCCTTCTTCACCGGCCGCGACGTCAGCCTGCGCAAGCTCGACATGCTCGTGGCGCAGGCCGAGTGGCCGCGCGCGGTCGTCGTGCAGGGGATGGCCGGGGCCGGCAAGACGGCCCTGGCGCTGCACTGGGCGCACCGGACGGCCGGGCGGTTTCCCGACGGGATCCTGTTCACCGACCTGCGCGGGACGTCCGGCGGACCCGTCACCCCCGGGGAGGCGATGGGCCGGGTGCTGCGCGCGCTGGGCGTCCCCGGCGACCAGCTGCCGCCCACCGCGGCGGGCCTGGCCGCGCAGTGCCGCACCCTGCTGGCCGACCGCCGGATGCTGCTGATCCTCGACGACGCCGCCGGGCCCGAGCAGGTGGGACCGCTGCTCGCCGCGGCCGAGTCCGGGCTGGTGATCGTGACGAGCCGGCGCCGGCTCCCGCCGCCGCTGCGCGGCGTGGACGTCCGCACGCTGGAGCTGCGGGAGCTGGCGGAGCGGGAGGCCGAGGACCTGATCGCGGGCGTGCTCGGCCCCGCCGACCCGCGCGTCGCGGGGGACCGGCGGCCGCTCGCCCGGCTGGCCCGCGCCTGCGGGCGGCTGCCGCTGGCCCTCGCGGTGATGGCCGGGCGGCTCGCCGAGAACCCGGACGAGCCGATCGCGGAGACCGTCCGGGAGCTGACCGCGCACGACGAGGAGATCGCGCCCGGGGTGACCGGCGCGGCGGCGCGGGACGGCGTCCGGGGCGCGGCGCGCGGCGGCGCGCTGCACGGCGTCCTCAGCCCGACCTTCGAGGTGGCCTACCGGGGACTGGGCCTGGACCAGCGGGAGGCGTTCCGCCGGCTCGGGCTCGTTCCCGGGCCCGACTTCACCGCCGCCGCCCTCGCCGCCCTCCTCGACCGGACGCCGGACGAGGCGCGCGACTGCCTGGACGGGCTCCGGCAGGCGTACCTGGTCCAGGACGCCGCCCCCGGCCGCTACCGGATGCACGACCTGCTGCGCGAGTTCGCCCGCGGCCGCGCGCTCGTCGAGGACGCCGACGGAGACCTGCAGGCCGCGCAGCGGCGGCTGCTGGCCGGCTACCTCGCCGGGGCGCGGACGGCGGGGGAGGGGCTCGGCGCGCCCGCCCGGCCACGGGCGGCCGGGAACACGCCGGAACGCCGTGTACCAGGCGAAGGACACGACGCGGACGCGCGGGCCGCGGGCCTCGCCTGGTTCGAGGCCGAGCGACGCGACCTCGTCGCGGCCGTGCACCGGGCGGCCCGGCTCGGCCTGCACCGGACGTGCTGGGAGCTGGCCGACGCGCTGTTCGACTTCCAGCGGCTCCGGCGCTACGGGGAGGACAACGTCGCGGTCCTGCAGGCGGGGCTGCGCGCCGCCCGCGCCGAGGAGGACTGGGCGGCCACCGCCGTCATGCTGCACGCGCTCGCCGTCGCGCACGTCGAGCTGGACCGCACCCTCCAGGCCGTCGGGTACGGGGAGGACGCGCGGCGCGCCTTCCGGGCCGTCGACCCGCCCGACCGGCGCGGGGAGGCCGCCACGCTGGCCACGCTCGCCGACGTGCACGCCGCGCTGGGCCGGTACCCGACCGCGGTCGACCACGCGCGCCGCGCCCTGGACGCCCACGGCGAGCTGGGCGACGACGGAGGCGTCGCCCAGGCGCACGACACGCTCGCCCGCGCGCACGTCGGCCTGTCCGACCACGAGCGGGCGCTCGAGCACGCGGACCGGGCGCTCGCCATACGCAGGAGGATCGGCGACATGCCGGGCGTGGCCGGAACCCTCCTCACCTTGGCGAGGGTCCACCGGCGCTGGGGCAACGTCCGGGACGCCATCCTGCACGCGCTAGAGGCCCTTTACATCCGGCAAGAAGAGGCCGACCAGCTCGGTGCCGCCCAGGCGCTCACCCTGCTGGCCCGCACCCACTCCTCCCTCGGGCAACGCGGCCTCGCCATGCGCGACGCCGAACAGGCCCTGGACACCTATCGCGCGCTGGGCGCACGTCACGGGGAGGCGCGCGCGCTGACCACCCTGGGAATGCTGACGTGCGACGCGGCGCGGTTCGCCGAGGCGTTCACCTACTGCGGGGACGCGCTGCGCCTGCACCGCGACGTCGGCGACCGGCACGGCGAGGCCGAGACGCTCGCGCAGATCGGCGTCGTCCACCTGCGGCTCGGCCGCCACCGGGAGGCCCGCGAGCACCTGCTGTCCGCCCTCGAGGTGCGCCGGGAGATCGGCGACCGGCACGGCGAGGCCAACGACCTGGAGCACCTGTCGGTGGTGATGCGCCGGCTGGGCCGCCCGCAGGAGGCGTTCGTCCTCGGCCTGGAGGCCCTCGACCTGTGGCACCGGCTCGGCGCCCGCGGCAGGCTGGCCGGCACGCTCGGCAGCATCGCCCGCACCTACCTGCGGCTCGGCCTGCCCGCGGACGCCGAGCGCGCCGCGCAGCAGGCCCTCGAACTCCGCCGCGACGTCGGCGACCGGCACGGCCTCGGCGTCGGCACCGACACCCTCGCGATGGTCCTGCGGCGCAGCGGGCGCCCGCACGACGCCCTGCGCGTCGGCCTGGACGCGCTGCGCCTCATCGGCGAGGCCGGCGACCGGTACGCCGAGGGCACCGCGCTCGTCCACCTCGCCGCCGTCCACCTGGACCTGGGCCGCGCCGCGGACGCCCTGGAGACCGGGCGGCGCGCGCTCGACCTGGCCGCCGAACTCGGGGACGCCCGCGAGCAGGCGTACGCGCTGCACGTGATGGCGCGGGCGTCCCAGCTGCTCGGCGAGCACGCGCGGGCGGCCGCCCACTTCGGCGCCGAGATCGCCATCCGCCGCGACGTGAACGACCACCCGGGGCGGCGCGAGGCGCTCCGGCTGCAGGGCGCCTCGTATCGGGCGCTCGGCGACGCGGACGCCGCCGCCGACTGCGCCCGCCGCGTCCGCGCCCTCGACAAGTGGCTCGAATCGGACAGATCGCTCGACATGTGA